Proteins encoded in a region of the Vibrio sp. CB1-14 genome:
- a CDS encoding succinate dehydrogenase iron-sulfur subunit, with amino-acid sequence MNLNFSLYRYNPDADNKPYMKDYTLEVDEGSDMMVLDALILLKEQDPTIAFRRSCREGVCGSDGLNMNGKNGLACITPLSALEGGKIVIRPLPGLPVVRDLIVDMTQFYDNYAKVKPFLISEGNVPPSRENLQMPEERAHLDGLYECIMCACCTTSCPSFWWNPDKFIGPAGLLAAYRWLIDSRDTATDERLSNLDDAFSVFRCHGIMNCVSVCPKGLNPTKAIGHIKSMLVNRSV; translated from the coding sequence ATGAACCTTAATTTCTCTCTTTACCGTTACAATCCGGATGCAGATAACAAACCATACATGAAAGACTACACCTTAGAGGTGGACGAAGGGTCGGACATGATGGTGCTTGATGCTCTGATACTATTGAAAGAGCAAGACCCAACGATTGCGTTCCGTCGCTCTTGCCGGGAAGGGGTATGTGGCTCCGATGGCTTGAACATGAACGGCAAAAATGGCCTTGCTTGTATCACACCGCTATCTGCGCTTGAGGGTGGCAAGATTGTCATTCGACCATTACCGGGACTTCCGGTGGTTCGAGACTTGATTGTCGACATGACTCAGTTTTATGATAACTACGCGAAAGTTAAACCATTTCTTATTTCTGAAGGAAATGTGCCGCCGTCGCGAGAAAATCTGCAAATGCCAGAAGAACGTGCTCACCTTGATGGACTGTATGAGTGCATCATGTGTGCGTGTTGTACGACGTCTTGTCCATCTTTCTGGTGGAATCCAGACAAGTTTATTGGACCTGCAGGTCTTCTCGCTGCGTACCGCTGGCTGATTGACAGTCGAGATACTGCAACGGATGAACGCTTATCAAATCTTGATGATGCGTTTAGTGTTTTCCGTTGTCACGGCATCATGAACTGTGTCAGTGTATGTCCTAAGGGACTTAACCCAACGAAAGCCATTGGTCACATCAAATCAATGCTTGTGAATCGTTCGGTGTAA
- the sucA gene encoding 2-oxoglutarate dehydrogenase E1 component, whose amino-acid sequence MHNGVMKAWLESSHLAGANATYVEDLYELYLSDPEQVSEEWRRVFDGLPVQPDVVEQPHSRVRDYFRRLAQETKHSSAQVSDPEVDAKQVKVLQLINAYRFRGHQAANLDPLGLWKRPTVDELEPAFHSLTEDDLDETFNVGSFAIGQESMTLRDLHKALQKTYCGSIGAEYMHMTNTAQKRWIQQRLESVVGQPSFDSEHKHTFLEELTAAEGLERYLGAKFPGAKRFSLEGGDALIPMTKELIRHAGSQGMREVVIGMAHRGRLNMLVNVLGKKPQDLFDEFAGKHDETWGTGDVKYHQGFSADFATPGGDVHLALAFNPSHLEIVNPVVIGSVRARQDRLGDKDGSMVLPITIHGDSAIAGQGVVQETFNMSQARGFKVGGTIRIVVNNQVGFTTSNPRDTRSTMYCTDIAKMVQAPIFHVNADDPEAVALVTQIALDFRNEFGKDVVIDLVCYRRHGHNEADEPNATQPLMYQKIKKHPTPRKLYADVLIERDESDIETATQMINEYRDALDRGEVVCKEWRPMALHSVDWSPYLGRDWDEEWGGQVGTERLVGLGNKLGQYPDSHKLQSRVNKLYNDRASMMTGEKMIDWGMAETLAYATLLDDGKRIRISGQDSGRGTFFHRHSVLHNQEDASTYIPLCNLHDKQGPFQVFDSVLSEEAVLAFEYGYATAEPSGLTLWEAQFGDFANGAQVVIDQFISSGEQKWGRLCGLTMLLPHGYEGQGPEHSSARLERYLQLCAEQNMQVVIPSTPAQVYHMIRRQVVRPMRRPLIVMSPKSLLRHPLCVSSIEDLAEGTFEPAIGEIDDIKPENVKRVVFCSGKVYFDLLEQRRNNEQDDVAIVRIEQLYPFPLDDVRTKIAAYTNAQDFVWCQEEPQNQGAWYSSQHNFRAAIPAGADLKYAGRPASASPAVGYMSVHLKQQKALISDALTLD is encoded by the coding sequence ATGCACAATGGTGTGATGAAGGCATGGCTCGAGTCTTCACACTTGGCAGGCGCCAATGCAACGTACGTAGAAGATCTCTACGAACTGTATCTAAGTGATCCCGAACAGGTAAGTGAGGAGTGGAGACGTGTATTTGATGGGTTGCCTGTGCAGCCTGATGTGGTTGAACAGCCGCATTCACGTGTCCGTGATTACTTCCGACGACTCGCTCAAGAAACAAAGCATTCAAGTGCTCAAGTAAGTGACCCCGAGGTCGATGCTAAACAAGTAAAAGTTCTACAGCTTATCAATGCGTACCGCTTTCGCGGACATCAAGCTGCAAATCTAGACCCTCTAGGTTTATGGAAGCGCCCAACGGTTGATGAATTGGAACCTGCGTTCCATTCGTTGACGGAAGATGATTTAGACGAAACGTTCAATGTCGGCTCTTTTGCTATTGGCCAAGAAAGCATGACGCTTCGCGATCTTCACAAAGCACTTCAAAAAACCTACTGCGGCTCAATCGGTGCAGAATACATGCACATGACAAACACCGCTCAAAAACGTTGGATCCAACAGCGTTTAGAGTCAGTGGTTGGCCAACCCTCTTTCGATTCCGAACACAAACACACTTTCCTAGAAGAGCTAACTGCGGCTGAAGGTCTTGAGCGTTATCTTGGCGCAAAATTCCCAGGTGCGAAACGTTTCTCGCTAGAAGGTGGTGATGCCCTCATTCCAATGACCAAAGAACTGATTCGTCATGCCGGTAGCCAAGGTATGCGCGAGGTGGTAATTGGTATGGCGCACCGTGGTCGCTTGAACATGCTGGTCAACGTCTTGGGTAAAAAGCCTCAAGACTTGTTCGATGAGTTTGCGGGTAAGCATGATGAAACATGGGGTACGGGTGATGTGAAGTACCACCAAGGTTTCTCTGCTGACTTTGCAACTCCGGGTGGTGATGTGCATTTAGCCTTAGCATTTAACCCATCTCACCTTGAGATTGTAAATCCAGTAGTTATCGGCTCGGTTCGTGCTCGTCAAGATCGCTTAGGCGACAAAGACGGTAGCATGGTACTGCCAATTACCATTCACGGTGACTCAGCGATTGCGGGTCAAGGTGTTGTGCAAGAGACTTTCAACATGTCTCAGGCGCGCGGCTTTAAAGTGGGTGGTACGATTCGAATCGTGGTCAACAACCAAGTTGGTTTTACTACCTCTAACCCACGCGATACCCGTTCAACCATGTACTGTACTGACATCGCTAAGATGGTACAGGCTCCGATTTTCCACGTGAATGCTGACGACCCAGAAGCGGTCGCGCTTGTTACGCAAATTGCACTCGATTTCCGTAACGAGTTTGGTAAAGATGTGGTGATTGATCTGGTCTGTTATCGCCGTCATGGTCACAACGAAGCGGATGAGCCCAATGCGACTCAGCCGTTGATGTACCAGAAAATCAAAAAACACCCAACGCCTCGCAAACTGTATGCGGATGTCTTGATTGAGCGTGACGAAAGCGATATTGAAACCGCTACGCAGATGATCAATGAGTATCGTGACGCGTTAGACCGCGGTGAAGTGGTGTGTAAAGAGTGGCGCCCAATGGCATTGCACTCAGTAGACTGGTCTCCATACCTCGGTCGCGATTGGGATGAAGAGTGGGGTGGCCAGGTTGGTACAGAGCGTCTTGTAGGCCTCGGTAACAAACTTGGACAGTACCCAGACAGTCATAAACTTCAAAGTCGTGTAAACAAGCTGTACAACGATCGTGCTTCGATGATGACCGGCGAGAAAATGATCGATTGGGGCATGGCAGAAACGCTGGCTTACGCAACCCTTCTTGATGACGGTAAGCGTATCCGTATCTCGGGACAGGACTCTGGCCGTGGTACTTTCTTCCACCGTCACTCAGTACTGCACAACCAAGAAGATGCGAGTACCTATATTCCGCTTTGTAACCTTCACGACAAACAAGGTCCATTCCAGGTCTTTGATTCGGTGTTGTCAGAAGAAGCGGTACTGGCATTTGAATATGGCTATGCGACCGCAGAGCCTAGTGGTTTGACTTTGTGGGAAGCGCAGTTCGGTGACTTTGCTAACGGTGCTCAAGTTGTTATCGACCAATTCATCTCTTCTGGTGAGCAAAAATGGGGCCGTCTATGTGGTCTAACGATGCTGTTGCCACATGGCTATGAAGGTCAAGGCCCAGAGCACTCTTCAGCGCGCTTAGAGCGTTACCTGCAGCTTTGTGCTGAACAAAATATGCAAGTGGTGATTCCATCGACGCCTGCTCAGGTTTATCACATGATTCGTCGTCAGGTAGTTCGCCCAATGCGTCGTCCATTGATTGTGATGTCACCTAAATCACTGTTAAGACATCCACTGTGTGTGTCTAGCATTGAAGACTTGGCAGAAGGCACATTTGAGCCGGCGATTGGTGAGATTGATGATATCAAGCCAGAAAACGTCAAACGTGTTGTGTTCTGTTCAGGTAAGGTTTATTTCGACCTGCTCGAACAGCGTCGCAACAACGAGCAAGATGACGTAGCTATTGTGCGTATTGAACAGTTGTACCCATTCCCACTGGATGATGTAAGAACCAAGATAGCCGCCTACACCAATGCTCAAGATTTCGTTTGGTGTCAGGAAGAGCCTCAAAACCAAGGCGCTTGGTATTCAAGTCAACATAATTTCCGCGCAGCTATCCCTGCGGGTGCTGACTTGAAATATGCGGGTCGACCAGCATCTGCATCTCCGGCCGTTGGTTATATGTCGGTACACTTGAAACAACAGAAAGCGTTAATTTCTGACGCGTTGACCCTAGATTAA
- the sdhD gene encoding succinate dehydrogenase, hydrophobic membrane anchor protein: MVNNVSSFGRNGVHDYLLIRASAIIMTLYTIYLVSFCAFAGDISYVSWTNFFGGTFTKVFTMLALASLLIHAWIGLWQVLTDYIKPTMLRGALQLTVIAVLLGYFFSGFFILWGA, from the coding sequence ATGGTAAACAACGTTTCATCATTCGGTCGTAACGGTGTCCACGATTATCTTCTGATTCGTGCGAGCGCCATTATTATGACCTTGTACACTATCTATCTTGTGAGCTTCTGCGCGTTTGCAGGAGACATTTCCTACGTATCGTGGACCAACTTCTTCGGTGGCACCTTCACTAAGGTGTTTACTATGCTGGCATTGGCATCTCTGCTTATCCATGCCTGGATTGGTCTATGGCAAGTTCTTACAGACTATATCAAGCCGACCATGTTACGTGGTGCGCTGCAACTGACGGTTATTGCAGTGCTGCTTGGTTATTTCTTCTCTGGTTTCTTTATTCTGTGGGGTGCGTAA
- the sdhA gene encoding succinate dehydrogenase flavoprotein subunit — translation MSIPVREFDAVVIGAGGAGMRAALQISEQGLSCALLSKVFPTRSHTVSAQGGITVALGNSHKDDWQWHMYDTVKGSDYIGDQDAIEYMCKNGPKSVIELEKMGLPFSRFENGSIYQRPFGGQSKEFGGEQAARTAAAADRTGHALLHTLYQQNIKHKTTIFSEWYALDMVKNQDGAVMGCTALCMETGEICYFKSKATILATGGAGRIYASTTNAHINTGDGVGMALRAGVPMQDMEMWQFHPTGIAGAGVLVTEGCRGEGGYLLNKDGERFMERYAPNAKDLAGRDVVARSMMIEIREGRGCDGPWGPHIKLKMDHLGKDVLESRLPGICELSRTFAHVDPVKEPIPVIPTCHYMMGGVPTQVSGQAIKQDASGNDHEVQGLFACGEIASVSVHGANRLGGNSLLDLVVFGRATGLHLGETLAAQTEARPATESDIEASLARTMRWENSASGEDPAQIRKDLQTCMQNSFSVFREGDAMATGLEELKVIRDRLKEAHLADKSKEFNTQRVECLELDNLMETAFSTAVAANYRTESRGAHARFDYPERDDENWLCHSIYNPETEQMSKRDVNMMPVHREAFPPKARTY, via the coding sequence GTGTCTATTCCAGTTCGTGAGTTTGATGCCGTAGTAATCGGCGCTGGTGGTGCAGGCATGCGCGCTGCACTACAAATTTCAGAGCAAGGCCTATCTTGTGCGTTGCTATCAAAAGTATTTCCTACTCGTTCCCACACCGTATCTGCCCAGGGTGGTATTACGGTTGCGTTGGGTAACTCTCATAAAGATGATTGGCAGTGGCACATGTATGACACGGTCAAGGGCTCTGACTACATCGGTGACCAAGACGCTATCGAGTACATGTGTAAGAATGGTCCTAAGTCGGTCATTGAATTAGAGAAAATGGGTCTACCTTTCTCTCGTTTTGAAAACGGTTCTATCTACCAGCGTCCATTTGGTGGACAGTCTAAAGAGTTTGGTGGGGAGCAGGCTGCACGTACTGCGGCAGCTGCAGACCGTACAGGCCACGCACTGCTGCATACTCTTTATCAGCAAAACATCAAGCACAAAACAACCATATTCTCGGAGTGGTATGCGCTCGATATGGTTAAGAACCAAGATGGCGCGGTTATGGGTTGTACTGCGCTTTGCATGGAAACGGGCGAGATTTGCTACTTCAAATCAAAAGCAACCATCTTAGCTACTGGTGGTGCGGGTCGTATCTACGCTTCAACCACCAACGCTCATATCAACACGGGTGATGGTGTTGGTATGGCGCTGCGTGCTGGCGTACCGATGCAAGATATGGAAATGTGGCAGTTCCACCCAACGGGTATTGCTGGCGCAGGTGTACTCGTTACCGAAGGTTGTCGTGGTGAAGGTGGTTACCTTCTCAATAAAGATGGCGAGCGATTTATGGAGCGTTACGCACCAAACGCAAAAGACCTTGCTGGTCGTGACGTGGTTGCACGTTCGATGATGATCGAAATTCGTGAAGGTCGTGGCTGTGACGGCCCTTGGGGACCACACATTAAGCTTAAAATGGATCACCTGGGTAAAGACGTCCTTGAGTCTCGTCTACCAGGTATCTGTGAGCTGTCTCGTACGTTTGCACACGTTGATCCAGTGAAAGAGCCAATCCCAGTTATTCCAACCTGTCACTACATGATGGGTGGTGTACCGACTCAGGTGTCTGGTCAAGCGATTAAACAAGACGCGTCTGGTAACGATCATGAAGTTCAAGGTCTATTCGCTTGTGGTGAAATCGCTTCTGTATCTGTACACGGCGCGAACCGTCTTGGTGGTAACTCGCTGCTTGACCTAGTGGTGTTTGGTCGTGCAACTGGTCTTCACCTTGGTGAGACGCTGGCTGCGCAAACTGAAGCTCGCCCAGCGACGGAGTCAGACATTGAAGCATCACTGGCTCGCACGATGCGCTGGGAGAACAGTGCATCGGGTGAAGACCCAGCTCAAATCCGTAAAGATCTGCAAACTTGTATGCAAAACAGCTTCTCGGTATTCCGAGAGGGTGATGCGATGGCAACCGGTCTAGAAGAGCTTAAAGTGATTCGTGACCGCTTGAAAGAAGCGCATCTTGCAGACAAGTCGAAAGAGTTCAACACCCAGCGTGTGGAGTGTCTAGAGCTTGATAACTTGATGGAGACTGCATTCTCGACTGCAGTCGCTGCAAACTACCGTACCGAGAGTCGCGGCGCTCATGCTCGCTTTGATTACCCAGAGCGTGATGACGAGAATTGGCTATGCCACTCAATCTACAACCCTGAAACTGAGCAGATGTCGAAGCGTGATGTCAACATGATGCCTGTTCACCGTGAAGCTTTCCCACCGAAAGCACGTACGTACTAA
- the sdhC gene encoding succinate dehydrogenase cytochrome b556 subunit — protein MSKPVKERKSRPVNLDLQTIRFPITAIASILHRVSGVITFVSIGILLWLLAKSLSSPMGFAEAVDIVDGFFVKLILWGILTALAYHIVGGIRHLIMDLGYFEELESGAKSAKVSFIVTGVLSLLAGVLVW, from the coding sequence GTGAGCAAGCCCGTGAAAGAAAGAAAGTCCAGACCTGTTAATCTTGATTTACAGACAATTCGCTTTCCGATCACTGCAATCGCATCCATCTTGCACCGAGTGTCAGGTGTGATCACGTTTGTGTCGATCGGTATTCTCCTTTGGTTACTAGCCAAGTCACTCTCGTCCCCTATGGGGTTTGCCGAGGCAGTCGATATCGTCGACGGTTTCTTCGTCAAGCTTATTCTTTGGGGCATTTTGACTGCTCTTGCGTACCACATTGTTGGTGGTATTCGTCATCTAATCATGGATCTAGGTTACTTTGAAGAGCTCGAATCGGGCGCGAAAAGTGCCAAGGTATCCTTTATCGTGACAGGCGTTCTGTCGCTATTGGCGGGAGTTTTGGTATGGTAA
- the odhB gene encoding 2-oxoglutarate dehydrogenase complex dihydrolipoyllysine-residue succinyltransferase yields the protein MTIEILVPDLPESVADATVATWHKKPGEAVARDEVIVDIETDKVVLEVPAPEAGVLEEIVEEEGATVLSKQLIAKIKPGAVAGEPTTDTTESTEASPDKRHKAALTEESNDALSPAVRRLLAENDLQASDVKGTGVGGRITREDIEAHLAAAKAAPQAEAQAPVAPVSARSQKRVPMTRLRKRVAERLLEAKNSTAMLTTFNEVNMKPIMDLRKQYKDQFEERHGIRLGFMSFYVKAVTEALKRYPEVNASIDGDEIVYHNYFDISMAVSTPRGLVTPVLKDCDSLGFADVEKGIKELAIKGRDGKLTVEELTGGNFTITNGGVFGSLMSTPIINPPQAAILGMHKIQERPMAVDGKVEILPMMYLALSYDHRLIDGRESVGFLVTIKELLEDPARLLLDV from the coding sequence ATGACTATTGAAATTCTGGTTCCAGACTTACCTGAATCAGTTGCAGACGCGACCGTCGCAACGTGGCACAAGAAACCAGGCGAAGCGGTAGCGCGTGATGAAGTTATCGTTGATATCGAAACCGATAAAGTTGTTCTTGAAGTCCCGGCGCCAGAGGCCGGCGTTCTTGAAGAGATTGTCGAAGAAGAAGGTGCGACAGTACTATCTAAGCAGTTGATTGCTAAGATTAAGCCAGGTGCTGTTGCTGGTGAACCGACTACGGACACCACGGAATCTACAGAAGCATCACCAGACAAGCGCCATAAAGCAGCGCTAACGGAAGAGTCGAACGACGCTCTTAGCCCAGCGGTTCGCCGTTTGCTGGCTGAGAACGACCTTCAGGCATCAGACGTGAAAGGCACTGGCGTTGGCGGTCGAATCACTCGTGAAGACATCGAAGCGCACCTAGCAGCAGCGAAAGCAGCACCACAAGCAGAAGCACAGGCACCTGTTGCTCCAGTATCGGCTCGCAGCCAGAAACGTGTGCCAATGACTCGTCTACGTAAGCGTGTTGCTGAGCGTCTACTTGAAGCGAAGAACAGCACAGCGATGCTAACGACGTTTAACGAAGTGAACATGAAACCAATCATGGATCTTCGTAAGCAATACAAAGACCAGTTCGAAGAGCGTCATGGTATTCGCCTTGGTTTCATGTCTTTCTATGTGAAAGCAGTAACAGAAGCGCTAAAACGCTACCCAGAAGTGAATGCGTCTATCGATGGCGATGAAATCGTTTATCACAACTACTTTGATATCAGCATGGCGGTATCTACGCCGCGTGGCCTTGTGACACCAGTACTAAAAGACTGTGACTCTCTAGGTTTTGCTGACGTCGAGAAAGGCATTAAAGAGCTGGCGATCAAAGGTCGTGACGGCAAGCTAACAGTTGAAGAGCTGACGGGTGGTAATTTCACCATCACTAATGGCGGTGTGTTTGGTTCATTGATGTCTACGCCAATCATTAACCCACCACAAGCGGCTATTTTGGGTATGCATAAAATCCAAGAGCGTCCAATGGCGGTTGATGGCAAAGTAGAAATCCTACCTATGATGTACCTAGCGCTATCTTATGACCACCGTTTGATCGATGGTCGTGAGTCAGTAGGTTTCTTGGTAACTATCAAGGAACTACTGGAAGATCCA